One window of the Labilibaculum sp. genome contains the following:
- the tnpA gene encoding IS200/IS605 family transposase, with translation MSWVRVYVHMVFSTKNREPFLNSSEVKKNVFQHIKKNAEEKGIWLDCVSGHHDHAHCLISLGKEQSISKVAQLLKGESSFWINQQKLTTKKFIWQDDYWVVGVSESHLESVRKYIHNQELHHSKHSFTDEINVFMKKYGWSFVKGK, from the coding sequence ATGAGTTGGGTAAGAGTATATGTACACATGGTATTCTCTACAAAAAACAGAGAACCTTTTTTGAATTCCTCAGAAGTAAAGAAAAATGTATTTCAGCACATCAAAAAAAATGCAGAAGAGAAGGGGATTTGGCTCGATTGTGTTAGTGGACATCATGATCATGCTCACTGCCTAATCTCTTTGGGTAAAGAACAAAGCATAAGTAAAGTAGCGCAGTTACTAAAAGGCGAATCTTCATTTTGGATCAATCAGCAAAAATTGACGACAAAAAAATTCATTTGGCAGGATGATTATTGGGTTGTTGGTGTAAGCGAAAGTCATCTTGAATCGGTCAGGAAATATATTCACAACCAAGAATTACATCATTCAAAGCATTCTTTTACGGATGAAATAAATGTATTTATGAAAAAATACGGATGGAGTTTTGTAAAAGGAAAATAG
- a CDS encoding dihydrofolate reductase family protein, with product MNKPISTLFMLMSVDGKISTGKTDILDVDKDFPKIKGIKEGLEQYYDIEQTTDLYSLNSGKVQAKIGANKPQKDIFKLPVSFLIIDNRPHLNEIGMDNFIRKSKRLFIITTNKSHPAFDRKNEENLEIIYYENEIDFVDLFRKLKDDFKVDHLTIQTGATLNSIFLRQKLIDKISIVVAPALIGGEETPSLIGGKSLLYAEELKYIKALKLVDVKKLNDSYLHLKYDVINETIIE from the coding sequence ATGAACAAACCAATTTCAACTTTATTTATGTTGATGTCCGTTGATGGTAAAATTTCAACAGGAAAAACAGATATTTTAGATGTCGATAAAGATTTTCCTAAAATAAAAGGAATAAAAGAAGGTCTGGAGCAATATTATGATATTGAACAGACAACAGATTTATACTCATTAAATTCTGGGAAAGTACAAGCAAAGATAGGGGCAAATAAGCCTCAAAAAGATATATTTAAGTTACCGGTTAGCTTTCTAATCATCGATAACAGACCTCATTTAAATGAGATTGGGATGGATAATTTCATAAGAAAAAGCAAGAGGTTGTTTATTATCACAACAAACAAATCTCATCCGGCTTTTGATAGAAAAAATGAAGAAAATCTTGAAATTATCTACTATGAAAATGAGATTGATTTTGTTGATTTGTTCAGAAAACTAAAAGATGATTTTAAGGTTGATCATTTAACAATTCAGACTGGAGCTACATTAAATTCTATTTTTTTGAGACAAAAGCTTATTGATAAAATTTCAATTGTTGTTGCTCCTGCATTAATTGGAGGAGAAGAAACGCCTTCTTTGATAGGTGGAAAATCTTTATTGTATGCTGAGGAATTGAAGTATATCAAAGCGTTGAAATTGGTAGATGTAAAAAAACTAAATGATTCTTATTTGCATTTAAAATATGATGTGATTAATGAAACTATTATTGAATAA
- the murB gene encoding UDP-N-acetylmuramate dehydrogenase, producing MASLRKNVSLKDYNTFGIEANARYFFEFDTVEEIQDFLSKNDILNIQYLLLGGGSNLLFTEDFNGLVIHPKVKGIKISEEDDDSVLVQVGANEDWDEFVAWSVENHLSGIENLSLIPGVVGAAPIQNIGAYGVEVKDVIESVEAISIESNKKVTFSNAHCEFDYRYSVFKNEYKNQFIITHVNFRFSKQAEFKVHYGAIARELEAYDEVNLKNIREVIIKIRESKLPDPKVLGNAGSFFKNPVVAKAEADALKAKHEDMPVYELNETQSKLAAGWLIEQCGWKGKQIGDAGVHKDQALVIVNLGHAKGSEILELANEIRKSVLYKFGVKLEMEVNAV from the coding sequence ATGGCCTCTCTTCGTAAAAACGTTTCTTTAAAAGATTACAACACATTTGGCATAGAAGCCAATGCCAGATATTTTTTCGAATTTGATACTGTCGAAGAAATTCAAGACTTTTTAAGCAAAAATGATATTCTTAACATTCAGTATTTACTGCTGGGCGGCGGCAGCAACCTTCTGTTTACCGAAGACTTTAACGGCCTGGTAATTCATCCAAAGGTGAAGGGAATAAAAATTAGTGAAGAAGATGATGATTCGGTTTTGGTGCAGGTGGGTGCCAACGAAGATTGGGATGAATTTGTAGCCTGGAGTGTTGAAAATCATTTATCGGGCATCGAAAATCTGTCCCTGATTCCGGGTGTGGTTGGTGCAGCTCCCATTCAAAATATAGGAGCCTATGGTGTTGAGGTAAAAGACGTGATTGAAAGCGTGGAAGCCATATCCATTGAGAGCAACAAAAAAGTAACTTTCAGCAATGCGCACTGCGAATTCGACTATCGGTACAGCGTTTTTAAAAACGAATACAAAAATCAATTCATCATTACCCACGTTAACTTCCGATTCAGCAAACAGGCCGAATTTAAAGTTCATTACGGCGCCATTGCCCGGGAACTGGAAGCTTACGATGAAGTGAATCTGAAAAATATCCGCGAGGTAATCATCAAAATCCGCGAAAGCAAACTGCCCGACCCAAAAGTACTGGGCAATGCAGGCAGTTTTTTCAAAAACCCTGTGGTTGCCAAAGCTGAAGCCGATGCGCTAAAAGCAAAGCACGAAGACATGCCTGTTTATGAGCTAAACGAAACACAAAGCAAACTGGCCGCCGGCTGGCTGATTGAACAATGCGGCTGGAAAGGCAAACAAATAGGCGATGCCGGTGTTCACAAAGATCAGGCACTGGTGATTGTGAATCTTGGACATGCAAAAGGATCTGAAATACTCGAATTGGCCAACGAAATCAGAAAATCGGTGCTCTACAAATTTGGTGTGAAGCTGGAAATGGAAGTAAATGCGGTATAA
- a CDS encoding low specificity L-threonine aldolase, which translates to MNKRGFASDNFSGILPEVMEAIQNSNQGHVMAYGGDPYTAAAIEKFKTLFGSNIDVYFAFNGTGANVISLSTLTQSYHSILCPATAHIQVDECGAPDKFTGCKVIPIETPDGKISPELILPHLHGFGFEHHSQPKMISITQCTELGTVYTPEEVKAICDLAHANNMYVHMDGARLANAVVSLDVDVKEFTTLAGVDVLSFGGTKNGMMLGEAVIFFNPELSKEAKYVRKQSMQLCSKMRYIGAQFDAMLTNGLWLKTARHANKMAKLLEQEVLKIDQIKITQKVQANGIWALVPKDKIEQLQEEYFFWVWDEQAGEVRWLCSFDTTEDDILGFVKLLKQTL; encoded by the coding sequence ATGAATAAAAGAGGATTTGCAAGCGATAATTTTTCAGGAATATTGCCAGAGGTAATGGAGGCTATTCAGAATTCGAACCAAGGTCATGTAATGGCTTACGGCGGAGATCCATACACAGCTGCCGCAATTGAAAAGTTCAAAACCCTGTTTGGAAGCAATATTGATGTATACTTTGCCTTCAACGGAACCGGAGCCAATGTTATTAGTCTTTCAACATTAACCCAATCCTATCATTCCATTCTTTGTCCGGCAACGGCTCACATTCAGGTTGACGAGTGCGGTGCCCCGGATAAATTTACAGGATGTAAAGTTATTCCTATTGAAACACCCGACGGCAAAATATCGCCCGAATTAATTCTCCCGCATTTGCACGGATTTGGTTTTGAGCATCACTCCCAGCCAAAAATGATTTCGATTACTCAATGTACCGAACTGGGAACTGTTTATACGCCCGAAGAAGTGAAAGCCATCTGCGATTTGGCGCATGCCAACAACATGTACGTTCATATGGACGGTGCACGACTGGCAAATGCTGTTGTAAGTCTGGATGTTGATGTAAAAGAATTTACCACCCTTGCCGGTGTTGATGTGCTCAGTTTTGGGGGAACCAAAAACGGCATGATGCTGGGCGAAGCAGTCATCTTTTTTAATCCGGAACTATCGAAAGAAGCCAAATACGTTCGCAAACAAAGCATGCAGCTTTGTTCTAAAATGAGATACATCGGTGCACAGTTCGATGCCATGCTCACCAACGGGTTGTGGCTGAAAACAGCCCGTCATGCCAACAAAATGGCCAAACTGCTCGAACAGGAAGTCCTAAAAATAGATCAGATAAAAATTACCCAAAAGGTTCAGGCCAACGGCATTTGGGCACTTGTCCCTAAAGATAAAATTGAACAACTTCAGGAAGAATACTTTTTTTGGGTTTGGGATGAACAGGCAGGCGAAGTGCGCTGGCTGTGCTCTTTCGACACCACCGAAGATGATATTCTTGGTTTTGTAAAACTTCTTAAACAGACTCTTTAA